One part of the Acidimicrobiales bacterium genome encodes these proteins:
- a CDS encoding TetR/AcrR family transcriptional regulator: MRDRIVEAALRVLREDGPLGFTTTKVADEAGISVGSLYQYFPNKHAIVVALHDQDVREGLDRVTAILDDDRWSPRRKLTELTRWFFASEAEEAAALGVAMGDIELFLRQGGTDAATTEARALAFERCAAFLATASPTLQTADQVRFATELAITTVESVAKAVAARPDALAVNRTWADALSGMLAEHFDLHDEPPT, encoded by the coding sequence ATGCGCGACCGGATCGTCGAGGCGGCCCTTCGTGTTCTGCGCGAGGACGGTCCGCTCGGGTTCACCACCACCAAGGTGGCCGACGAGGCCGGGATCAGCGTCGGCTCGCTCTACCAGTACTTCCCCAACAAGCACGCGATCGTCGTCGCTCTCCACGACCAGGATGTCCGGGAGGGGCTGGATCGCGTCACCGCGATCCTCGACGACGACCGCTGGTCACCCCGCCGGAAGCTGACGGAGCTGACTCGGTGGTTCTTCGCCAGCGAGGCCGAGGAGGCGGCCGCGCTCGGCGTCGCGATGGGCGACATCGAGCTCTTCCTCCGCCAGGGCGGGACCGACGCCGCGACGACGGAGGCGCGCGCCCTTGCCTTCGAACGTTGCGCGGCATTCCTCGCCACGGCGTCCCCCACCCTGCAGACGGCCGACCAGGTCCGGTTCGCCACCGAGCTCGCGATCACGACGGTGGAGAGCGTGGCCAAAGCCGTGGCCGCCCGCCCCGACGCGCTGGCCGTCAACCGCACGTGGGCGGACGCCCTCTCGGGGATGCTGGCCGAACACTTTGACCTCCACGACGAACCTCCGACCTGA
- a CDS encoding phosphotransferase: MGWDALEQWGEDVVRVEPLTGGVGVNEVWSVQIDGQSAVARLGRRSDADLAWETDLLRHLDREGMVVPSPIPTTDGRFFADGLVVMTYVEGEPPATEADWRRVADTLCQLHRLTEDWPQRPGWRSSIDLLHAERGTRVDLGAMPPEGVARCRAAWARLAGRERRVVHGDPNPGNIRITPERVGLIDWDEAHVDVPDLDLALPHNAAGLDDVALDTASQASAAWEAAVCWDDDHAVAQLAEVRPA; this comes from the coding sequence GTGGGTTGGGACGCACTCGAGCAGTGGGGCGAGGACGTCGTCCGCGTCGAACCATTGACCGGTGGCGTCGGCGTCAACGAGGTGTGGAGCGTGCAGATCGACGGACAGAGCGCCGTCGCCCGTCTCGGTCGGCGCAGCGACGCCGACCTCGCCTGGGAGACCGACCTGCTCCGCCATCTCGACCGTGAGGGGATGGTGGTGCCTTCGCCGATCCCCACCACGGACGGCCGGTTCTTCGCCGACGGACTGGTGGTGATGACCTACGTAGAGGGCGAGCCACCCGCGACCGAGGCCGACTGGCGTCGCGTCGCCGACACCCTCTGCCAGCTGCATCGCCTGACCGAGGACTGGCCGCAGCGCCCGGGGTGGCGGTCCTCGATCGACCTCCTCCACGCCGAGCGCGGGACGAGGGTCGACCTCGGAGCGATGCCCCCCGAAGGCGTGGCCCGGTGCCGAGCCGCATGGGCGCGCCTCGCCGGCCGTGAGCGGCGCGTCGTCCACGGCGACCCCAACCCAGGGAACATCCGCATCACCCCGGAGCGCGTGGGCCTGATCGACTGGGACGAGGCGCACGTGGACGTCCCCGACCTCGATCTGGCGCTCCCCCACAACGCCGCCGGCCTCGACGACGTCGCGCTCGACACCGCGTCGCAGGCGTCGGCGGCGTGGGAGGCGGCCGTCTGCTGGGACGACGACCACGCCGTCGCGCAGCTCGCCGAGGTTCGACCGGCCTGA
- a CDS encoding alcohol dehydrogenase catalytic domain-containing protein, giving the protein MSEQMKAIVVDGGVVSVGDLDVPEPTAGQALVRITSAGVCHSDLHLAKGDWMGVTTPQLGHEAIGVVEALGEGAEADVSVGQRVILGLGGAGGAFWCGACEYCLGGRPRHCTQGGTVMGTFAEHFAIWSKALVVLPDSIGDEEAPLACGGLTAYSAVRKLQLHGIPPGRTIGVIGAAGGLGHYAVQILQAFGYKVLGVDVGEERLEFVRSLGADEAVGAEDAAGVAMMKGGIDAVLVFAARVAGFQLGLSMLRQQGLFVGVGLPPTSDGNFEISPFEFFWRDPTLIFSAVGTVQEMRDLIALAADGKVKTHVSRTGSLSEVPQIFSELEAGAYLGRAVLTDLSS; this is encoded by the coding sequence ATGAGCGAGCAGATGAAGGCGATCGTGGTCGACGGCGGCGTGGTCAGCGTCGGGGACCTCGACGTGCCCGAGCCGACGGCCGGCCAGGCCCTGGTCCGCATCACCAGCGCCGGGGTGTGCCACTCCGACCTCCACCTCGCGAAGGGCGACTGGATGGGGGTGACCACCCCACAGCTCGGCCACGAGGCCATCGGGGTGGTCGAGGCGCTCGGTGAGGGCGCCGAGGCGGACGTCTCCGTCGGCCAACGGGTGATCCTCGGCCTCGGTGGCGCCGGCGGCGCGTTCTGGTGTGGCGCCTGCGAGTACTGCCTCGGCGGCCGCCCCCGGCACTGCACCCAGGGCGGCACCGTCATGGGCACGTTCGCCGAGCACTTCGCCATCTGGTCGAAGGCCCTCGTCGTCCTGCCCGACAGCATCGGCGACGAGGAGGCCCCCCTCGCCTGTGGCGGGCTCACCGCCTACAGCGCCGTGCGCAAGCTGCAGCTCCACGGCATCCCGCCGGGGCGCACCATCGGCGTCATCGGCGCGGCCGGTGGCCTCGGCCACTACGCGGTCCAGATCCTCCAGGCCTTCGGCTACAAGGTGCTCGGCGTCGACGTGGGCGAGGAGCGCCTCGAGTTCGTGCGCTCGCTCGGCGCCGACGAGGCGGTCGGCGCGGAGGATGCCGCCGGCGTGGCCATGATGAAGGGCGGCATCGACGCGGTCCTCGTGTTCGCCGCCCGGGTGGCCGGGTTCCAGCTCGGCCTGTCGATGCTGCGCCAGCAGGGCCTGTTCGTGGGCGTCGGCCTGCCGCCGACGAGCGACGGCAACTTCGAGATCAGCCCGTTCGAGTTCTTCTGGCGGGACCCCACGCTCATCTTCTCGGCGGTGGGCACCGTCCAGGAGATGCGCGACCTGATCGCCCTGGCCGCGGACGGCAAGGTGAAGACCCACGTCTCGCGCACCGGCAGCCTGTCCGAGGTCCCACAGATCTTCTCCGAGCTCGAGGCCGGCGCCTATCTCGGCCGCGCCGTGCTCACCGACCTCTCCAGCTGA
- a CDS encoding SMP-30/gluconolactonase/LRE family protein codes for MAVDPDGNVYVTDALNNRVQKFTSSGQYLIEWGSPGNATGQFNTPAGIAVDPDGNVYVADVLNHRVQKFTSSGEFIAQWFPSWSGESLSPQALAVDADGNVYVTVNGSIYPIYPGPRLQKFTSSGALLAEWGTFGGGDGQLTFSTGVAVDANGHVYVTDGVNRVQKFTSSGNFLARWGTTGSGAGQFDRPGGVAVDSTGNVYVADAGNNRVQKFTSSGTYLTQWGSVGSAEGQFDRPNVIAVEGNGDIYVGEGGDRIQVFASCATPSPGGTASPTITLSVEGNHSGGDALRPTVARRLQPGVWEQDATVGYAELVAEVGATGSCPSNDPVELLLTFGQGLVPVGPSTESQSAGWACDPPEVGMSLVARCTLTDHAPIGPGSPAPTLTYLADVGWDAVQEASAQALASIGDNSAGAIDTIPVKPTIVGMGDSYSSGEGAGSYTPDTAASGGCHRSPASWQHYWATAMLTGTDPGGAPATYTEGFRHIACSGAVSGDVMGDQPGDIPEHNQVNQLRAIRDDTGVDAVVVTIGGNDALFAAIIKRCLLPSLGPAGECQNSTWNAASGTDRVTRRINSLYARMVDTFRTIRRATSTAGSTDHDFAPVYVSGYPRLVPNAAEDANCPSLSYLSQSERVWLRRKITDADSMLRAAASTAGVHYLSVLPIFDANQRCQPSDPQPAVNGNIVPRLGRWQLQEGFHPTSVGFGLWGRAALTQAPSPTANPAPTAGGQPTPYDNPVLASNLAADTPDAIGTPSTATVDHFLRGSEPTSIFYDGLRPDSAVTAYLFSDPIGLGSFPVDATGRATVVLPAGTARQLSFGLHHLLLSGTDVDQQPWERILSVPVNPAPDGRIKKGATGTNRGNDVYNTTGTDQTANGSAPRGGTITYYVSAQNDAPVRDRLRVKGTASTSRFTVTYTTGGTNITSAVTSGTYRTPSLEPGATQKIKVTVTVRTTAPTGSTFTGTLAVASDADRAVKDKVKFVTSRR; via the coding sequence GTGGCGGTCGACCCTGACGGCAACGTCTATGTCACCGATGCCCTCAACAACCGGGTGCAGAAGTTCACCTCGAGCGGGCAGTACCTCATCGAGTGGGGAAGCCCTGGGAACGCCACGGGGCAGTTCAACACCCCGGCCGGGATCGCGGTAGACCCTGACGGCAACGTCTACGTCGCTGATGTCCTCAACCACCGGGTGCAGAAGTTCACCTCGAGCGGCGAGTTCATCGCCCAGTGGTTCCCCTCCTGGTCGGGCGAGTCGCTGTCGCCACAAGCGCTGGCAGTCGACGCCGACGGCAACGTCTACGTGACGGTCAATGGCAGCATCTACCCGATCTATCCCGGGCCGCGTCTGCAGAAGTTCACGTCGTCGGGAGCGCTCCTCGCAGAGTGGGGCACCTTCGGTGGCGGCGACGGGCAGCTGACCTTCTCGACCGGCGTGGCCGTCGATGCCAACGGCCACGTCTATGTGACCGATGGGGTCAACCGGGTGCAGAAGTTCACCTCGTCCGGGAACTTCCTCGCCCGGTGGGGAACCACCGGGTCGGGTGCCGGGCAGTTCGACCGCCCGGGTGGCGTGGCGGTGGATTCCACCGGCAACGTCTACGTCGCCGACGCCGGTAACAACCGGGTGCAGAAGTTCACCTCCTCAGGCACCTACCTCACCCAGTGGGGAAGCGTCGGCTCCGCCGAAGGACAGTTCGATCGCCCGAACGTGATCGCCGTCGAGGGCAACGGCGACATCTATGTCGGCGAGGGCGGCGACCGCATCCAGGTGTTCGCCTCCTGCGCGACACCGTCACCGGGTGGGACCGCATCACCGACGATCACCCTGAGCGTGGAGGGCAACCACTCCGGGGGCGATGCGCTGCGGCCCACGGTCGCTCGGCGCCTGCAGCCGGGCGTGTGGGAGCAGGACGCGACGGTCGGGTACGCCGAACTGGTGGCCGAGGTGGGAGCGACGGGGTCGTGCCCCTCCAACGACCCGGTCGAGTTGCTCCTCACGTTCGGCCAGGGGCTGGTTCCGGTGGGGCCCTCGACGGAGTCTCAGTCGGCAGGTTGGGCGTGCGACCCGCCGGAGGTCGGCATGAGCCTGGTCGCGCGCTGCACCCTTACCGACCACGCTCCGATCGGCCCAGGGAGTCCCGCTCCGACGCTGACCTACCTCGCGGATGTCGGGTGGGACGCCGTGCAGGAAGCTTCCGCGCAAGCGCTCGCGTCGATCGGGGACAACTCCGCGGGCGCGATCGACACGATTCCGGTGAAGCCGACCATCGTGGGCATGGGCGACTCGTACTCGTCGGGCGAAGGCGCCGGGTCCTACACACCCGACACCGCGGCGAGCGGCGGGTGTCACCGTTCGCCCGCCTCCTGGCAGCACTACTGGGCCACGGCGATGCTGACCGGGACCGATCCCGGCGGGGCACCGGCGACCTACACCGAGGGCTTCCGCCACATCGCCTGCTCTGGTGCTGTGTCCGGCGACGTCATGGGTGACCAACCCGGCGACATCCCCGAACACAACCAGGTCAACCAGTTGAGGGCGATCCGCGATGACACCGGCGTCGATGCCGTCGTCGTCACCATCGGCGGAAACGACGCCTTATTCGCCGCCATCATCAAACGCTGCCTGCTGCCCTCGCTGGGTCCCGCCGGTGAGTGCCAGAACAGCACCTGGAACGCCGCAAGCGGAACCGACCGGGTGACCCGGCGCATCAACTCGCTCTACGCCCGGATGGTGGACACGTTCAGGACAATCCGCCGAGCAACGAGCACCGCTGGCTCGACCGACCACGACTTCGCGCCCGTGTACGTCTCGGGCTACCCGCGGCTCGTCCCGAACGCGGCGGAGGACGCCAACTGCCCCAGCCTCTCGTACTTGTCCCAGAGCGAACGCGTCTGGCTCCGCCGGAAGATCACCGACGCCGACAGCATGCTACGGGCAGCGGCGTCGACCGCCGGCGTGCACTACCTCAGCGTCCTGCCCATCTTCGACGCCAACCAGCGATGCCAGCCGAGCGACCCCCAACCGGCGGTGAACGGCAACATCGTCCCGCGACTCGGACGCTGGCAGCTCCAGGAAGGTTTCCACCCCACCTCGGTCGGATTCGGGCTCTGGGGCCGAGCCGCCCTCACCCAGGCGCCGAGCCCCACGGCGAACCCTGCGCCCACAGCTGGTGGCCAACCGACCCCGTACGACAACCCGGTGCTCGCCAGCAACCTCGCCGCAGACACACCCGACGCCATCGGCACACCCTCGACCGCGACCGTCGATCACTTCCTTCGCGGCTCCGAGCCCACCTCCATCTTCTATGACGGCCTGCGCCCCGACAGCGCGGTCACCGCCTACCTGTTCTCTGACCCCATTGGCCTCGGGTCGTTCCCCGTCGACGCCACCGGCCGGGCCACCGTGGTGCTACCGGCCGGCACCGCCCGCCAGTTGAGCTTCGGGCTGCACCACCTCCTCCTGTCCGGCACCGACGTCGACCAACAGCCCTGGGAGAGGATCCTCAGCGTCCCCGTGAACCCAGCCCCGGACGGGCGCATCAAGAAGGGAGCCACCGGCACCAACCGGGGCAACGATGTCTACAACACGACCGGCACCGACCAGACCGCCAACGGGTCGGCCCCCCGCGGCGGCACCATCACTTACTACGTGTCCGCCCAGAACGACGCCCCTGTCCGCGACCGACTGCGCGTCAAAGGCACCGCGTCCACCAGCAGGTTCACGGTCACCTACACCACCGGCGGCACCAACATCACCTCCGCCGTCACCTCCGGTACCTACCGAACTCCGTCCCTCGAACCCGGGGCCACCCAGAAGATCAAGGTCACCGTCACCGTCCGCACCACCGCACCCACCGGCTCGACCTTCACCGGCACGCTCGCCGTCGCCTCAGACGCCGACCGCGCCGTCAAGGACAAGGTCAAGTTCGTGACGAGCAGGCGGTGA
- a CDS encoding SDR family NAD(P)-dependent oxidoreductase yields MAKTVVITGAGSGFGKGAAVELAARGHRVIATTETAEQAAALAAEHPELTAQKLDVTDPADVAGVAALDPDVLINNAGLGVMAPLPTVPLERMKAGFEVNVFGMVAMCQAVIPGMKAKGAGRIINMSSIAGVLSGPMTAPYAMTKHAVEAFTKALRDELAPYGIDVTKLNPGPYDTGFNDAMVNGIATYIEEGDAPAAEAEEFVRAIVLTGQLDPDEVVQAMADLTEADETPVETFLPAGILELINPQG; encoded by the coding sequence ATGGCCAAGACCGTCGTCATCACCGGTGCAGGTTCGGGGTTCGGGAAGGGCGCTGCGGTCGAGCTCGCCGCCCGCGGGCACCGGGTGATCGCCACCACCGAGACCGCCGAGCAGGCTGCGGCCCTCGCCGCCGAGCACCCCGAGCTCACGGCGCAGAAGCTCGACGTGACCGACCCCGCCGACGTGGCCGGCGTCGCCGCGTTGGACCCCGACGTGCTGATCAACAACGCCGGGCTCGGCGTGATGGCGCCCCTGCCGACCGTGCCGCTCGAGCGCATGAAGGCGGGCTTCGAGGTGAACGTCTTCGGCATGGTCGCGATGTGCCAGGCGGTGATCCCGGGGATGAAGGCCAAGGGCGCCGGCCGGATCATCAACATGTCGTCGATCGCGGGCGTGCTCTCGGGCCCGATGACGGCGCCGTACGCGATGACGAAGCACGCGGTGGAGGCCTTCACCAAGGCGCTGCGTGACGAGCTGGCCCCGTATGGCATCGACGTCACCAAGCTCAACCCCGGTCCCTATGACACCGGCTTCAACGACGCCATGGTCAACGGCATCGCCACCTACATCGAAGAGGGCGACGCCCCGGCCGCCGAGGCCGAGGAGTTCGTCCGCGCCATCGTCCTCACCGGCCAGCTCGACCCCGACGAGGTGGTGCAGGCCATGGCCGACCTGACCGAGGCCGACGAGACCCCGGTCGAGACCTTCCTGCCGGCGGGGATCCTCGAGCTCATCAACCCGCAGGGCTGA
- a CDS encoding RDD family protein, protein MVEPPEGTPHRPGLIGGVVGRLAPVVMRQIDTNDLVDAIDVDVIAADLDLDALIARLDVNEIAARLDLDALVARLDVNEIANRLDLDALLARLDVDQIAARLDLEALIGRLDMAKLTAGASQDVAVSGLDLVRRQFVRMDATVDGVVGRVLRRRPGRRPAMPGGLVDDVVERATPAADPNELQRRDVSGHYAGPVTQLLAVVADVAAVVTLNAGLVAVLAFFFGSILGLDPSSRVTALVSLATLSLLFLAWFWLPVAFLGRTPAMALLGLAVVRRDGGVVSGARAFVRALLLPVSLFVPVLFLGLVLGDERLTLHDRAAGTTVVYDWGAREAEQPVTIREQLSARVRRRELAPGS, encoded by the coding sequence GTGGTCGAACCTCCGGAGGGCACGCCGCACCGTCCCGGGCTGATCGGCGGTGTCGTCGGTCGGCTGGCGCCGGTGGTGATGCGTCAGATCGACACCAACGACCTCGTCGACGCGATCGACGTCGACGTCATCGCCGCTGACCTGGATCTCGACGCGCTCATCGCCCGGCTCGACGTGAACGAGATCGCGGCCCGACTCGACCTCGACGCGCTCGTGGCCCGGCTCGATGTCAACGAGATCGCGAACCGGTTGGACCTGGACGCGCTGCTGGCCCGCCTCGACGTGGACCAGATCGCCGCACGGTTGGACCTCGAGGCCCTGATCGGCAGGCTGGACATGGCCAAGCTCACGGCGGGCGCGAGCCAGGACGTGGCGGTGTCCGGGCTCGACCTCGTTCGCCGGCAGTTCGTCCGGATGGACGCCACGGTGGACGGCGTGGTCGGCCGGGTGCTGCGGCGCCGGCCCGGTCGCCGTCCCGCGATGCCGGGCGGGCTCGTCGACGACGTCGTCGAGCGGGCGACGCCGGCCGCCGACCCGAACGAACTCCAGCGCCGTGATGTGAGCGGCCACTACGCCGGGCCGGTCACCCAGCTCCTGGCGGTGGTCGCCGACGTCGCTGCGGTCGTGACGCTCAACGCCGGTCTGGTCGCCGTCTTGGCGTTCTTCTTCGGGAGCATCTTGGGCCTCGATCCGTCGTCCCGGGTGACCGCACTCGTCTCGCTCGCAACGCTGTCCTTGCTGTTCCTCGCGTGGTTCTGGCTCCCGGTGGCCTTCCTCGGACGGACGCCGGCGATGGCCCTGCTCGGCCTCGCGGTGGTCCGTCGCGACGGCGGGGTGGTCAGCGGTGCCCGGGCCTTCGTCCGCGCCCTCCTGCTGCCGGTCTCGTTGTTCGTCCCGGTCCTGTTCCTCGGCCTCGTGCTCGGTGACGAGCGACTGACCCTGCACGATCGCGCCGCGGGCACGACGGTGGTCTACGACTGGGGTGCCCGCGAGGCCGAGCAACCGGTGACGATCCGTGAACAGCTGTCCGCCCGGGTGCGGCGTCGCGAGCTCGCCCCTGGCTCCTGA
- a CDS encoding IS256 family transposase: MALDESAVSALLDALRVGEGTDLVRELAQWALQQLIDAEATEKIGADPWERSAERTTHRNGSRPKVLSTKAGDLQLAIPKLRKGSFFPELLEPRRRIDQALYAVVMEAYVNGVSTRAVDDLVAAMGIDTGISKSQVSRICEGLDARVEAFRGRTLGHVAFPYVYLDATYINVRDDALGQVVSRAVVIATGITARGDREVLGVDIGDSEDETFWTRFLRTLRDRGLGGVRLVISDAHAGLKASIRKCFAGSSWQRCRVHYARNLLATVPKSHMEFVAAAFRSIFALGTPDEVEARFDEVTDTLTERFPKAAESMRAARTDVLAFTAFPGAHWRKIWSNNPLERLNKEVKRRSNVVGIFPNDRSAIRLIGAVLADQHDEWAIARRYLSETSMALLDHPRDTDPDQPAITG; encoded by the coding sequence ATGGCTCTTGACGAGTCTGCCGTTTCGGCTCTGCTCGACGCGCTCCGCGTCGGGGAGGGCACTGACCTGGTCCGCGAGCTCGCTCAGTGGGCGCTCCAGCAGCTGATCGACGCGGAGGCCACCGAGAAGATCGGCGCGGACCCGTGGGAGCGTTCCGCGGAACGCACCACCCATCGCAACGGGTCGCGCCCGAAGGTCCTGTCGACCAAGGCCGGGGACCTGCAGTTGGCGATCCCGAAGCTGCGGAAAGGGTCGTTCTTCCCCGAGCTGTTGGAACCGCGCCGCCGGATCGACCAGGCGTTGTACGCGGTGGTGATGGAGGCGTACGTGAACGGGGTCTCGACCCGGGCGGTCGACGACCTGGTCGCGGCGATGGGCATCGACACGGGGATCTCGAAGTCGCAGGTCTCTCGGATCTGCGAAGGGCTCGACGCCCGTGTCGAGGCGTTCCGGGGTCGCACCCTCGGCCATGTCGCGTTCCCCTACGTGTACTTGGACGCCACCTACATCAACGTCCGCGACGACGCTCTGGGCCAGGTCGTGTCGCGTGCGGTGGTGATCGCGACTGGGATCACCGCCCGCGGTGACCGAGAGGTCCTCGGGGTCGACATCGGCGACAGCGAAGACGAGACGTTCTGGACCCGGTTCCTCCGCACGTTGCGCGACCGGGGGCTCGGCGGGGTGCGCCTAGTGATCTCTGACGCGCACGCCGGGCTCAAGGCGTCGATCCGCAAGTGCTTCGCGGGGTCGTCCTGGCAGCGTTGCCGGGTCCACTACGCCCGGAACCTGCTGGCCACGGTCCCGAAGTCCCATATGGAGTTCGTCGCCGCCGCGTTCCGGTCGATCTTCGCGCTCGGCACCCCCGACGAGGTCGAAGCCCGCTTCGATGAGGTCACCGACACCCTCACCGAACGGTTCCCCAAGGCCGCCGAGTCCATGCGCGCCGCGCGCACCGACGTGTTGGCCTTCACCGCGTTCCCTGGGGCCCACTGGCGCAAGATCTGGTCGAACAACCCGCTCGAGCGGCTCAACAAGGAAGTGAAGCGCCGCTCCAACGTCGTCGGGATCTTCCCCAACGACCGGTCCGCCATCCGCCTCATCGGCGCGGTCCTCGCCGACCAACACGACGAATGGGCCATCGCCCGCCGCTACCTCTCCGAGACCTCGATGGCCCTGCTCGACCACCCGCGCGACACTGACCCAGACCAGCCGGCCATCACTGGCTGA
- a CDS encoding nucleoside 2-deoxyribosyltransferase domain-containing protein — translation MATILRAPERLTAAQKKATTTLFLAGPFEEAGVSWRDEVIEAFDDLEVTVIDPRNDRWPELEVGSAGRRGAYEWQCDSAFDADVVLVWVPEGSHAPTALMILGYLGAKRNNAKKGSSVVVGGDGWDGLVRLFAQNQRLFPSGGDLAEMIRLARLQVEAAIAAKAGA, via the coding sequence TTGGCGACGATCCTTCGAGCCCCGGAGCGACTGACCGCAGCCCAGAAGAAGGCCACGACCACCCTCTTCCTGGCCGGCCCGTTCGAGGAGGCAGGCGTCTCCTGGCGCGACGAGGTGATCGAGGCCTTCGACGACCTCGAGGTCACGGTCATCGACCCCCGCAACGACCGCTGGCCCGAGCTGGAGGTGGGCTCCGCCGGCCGGCGTGGCGCCTACGAATGGCAGTGCGACAGCGCCTTCGACGCCGACGTCGTCCTCGTGTGGGTCCCCGAGGGCAGCCATGCGCCGACCGCACTGATGATCCTCGGCTACCTCGGGGCGAAGAGGAACAACGCCAAGAAGGGCAGTTCGGTGGTGGTCGGCGGCGACGGCTGGGATGGCCTCGTCCGGCTCTTCGCCCAGAACCAGCGTCTCTTCCCCTCCGGCGGCGACCTGGCCGAGATGATCCGCCTCGCCCGCCTCCAGGTCGAGGCCGCCATCGCGGCGAAGGCCGGCGCCTGA
- a CDS encoding MBL fold metallo-hydrolase, which yields MDDRNDPTRSGRPGRDGRSARAVSVTRIINPCALIELGGVASVLTDPYFEDHRWFPMIEPIGLAPSDLPPLDAILGGHAAFDHWQPQSMRAYRHHAETAVFVATKGMARRARHSGFDRVEVLRWGERRRIHDDLVVTCLPGERPLGVRTNNYLVETPEVSVYVGTEARSLEPVERCATHHRVDAAVLPIDGLTFLGRRLVMDAEAAVRAARTLGARHLFPIHCSQRPVAGVIRCPSGVGALRALAEVGSPVAVHHAPTGTALRVEV from the coding sequence ATGGACGACCGAAACGACCCGACCAGGTCCGGCCGCCCGGGGCGCGACGGCCGATCGGCGAGGGCGGTGTCCGTCACCCGGATCATCAACCCCTGCGCACTGATCGAGCTCGGCGGCGTGGCCTCGGTGCTGACCGACCCGTACTTCGAGGATCACCGCTGGTTCCCGATGATCGAGCCCATCGGGCTCGCACCCTCGGACCTGCCGCCGCTCGACGCGATCCTCGGTGGCCACGCCGCCTTCGACCACTGGCAGCCGCAGTCGATGCGCGCCTACCGCCACCATGCCGAAACCGCGGTCTTCGTCGCCACGAAGGGCATGGCGCGGCGGGCGAGGCACTCGGGCTTCGACCGGGTGGAGGTGCTCCGCTGGGGCGAGCGGCGACGGATCCACGACGACCTCGTCGTCACCTGCCTTCCCGGCGAGCGCCCGTTGGGGGTGCGTACCAACAACTACCTGGTGGAGACGCCCGAGGTGAGCGTGTACGTCGGGACGGAGGCGCGCTCGCTCGAGCCGGTCGAGCGTTGCGCGACGCACCATCGTGTGGACGCGGCCGTGCTCCCGATCGACGGTCTGACTTTCCTCGGGCGGCGCCTCGTCATGGACGCCGAGGCGGCGGTCCGAGCGGCCAGGACGCTCGGCGCGAGGCACCTGTTCCCGATCCATTGCTCGCAGCGCCCCGTGGCGGGCGTCATCCGATGCCCCTCAGGTGTGGGGGCGCTACGCGCACTCGCCGAGGTCGGGAGCCCGGTGGCGGTCCACCACGCGCCGACCGGCACCGCGCTCCGGGTCGAGGTGTGA
- a CDS encoding NAD(P)-dependent alcohol dehydrogenase gives MRAVVHERYGGPEALRIGNLPTPSPGAGQVLVRVAATSVNLSDWETLRGSPLYARVGGLRAPARPVLGSDIAGWVEDVGDGVTRFRVGDEVYGDNLALKGGFAEFALAGESVLAPKPPGLTFSEASTIPQSGAIALQGTEGAVAGQRVLINGAGGGSGAFAIQLAKRVGAHVIAVDNGAKLDFMRSLGADEVVDHRAQDFTRSVPPSDLILDLVAHRSVFAYRRALRRGGRYRCVGGSVSTLLRILTIGSIAGVLTGRRMGVLAVQEGPEHFAPLARLCVDGDVGIHIDRTFGLDEVDAALAYVGEGRALGKVVVTVAESS, from the coding sequence GTGAGAGCGGTCGTCCACGAGCGGTACGGCGGGCCGGAAGCGCTGAGGATCGGCAACCTCCCCACGCCGAGCCCGGGTGCCGGCCAGGTGCTCGTGCGCGTGGCGGCGACGTCGGTGAACCTCAGCGACTGGGAGACCCTGCGGGGCTCGCCGCTGTACGCCCGCGTCGGCGGTCTCCGCGCACCCGCCCGTCCGGTCCTCGGCTCGGACATCGCCGGCTGGGTCGAGGACGTCGGCGACGGTGTCACCCGGTTCCGGGTCGGTGACGAGGTGTACGGCGACAACCTCGCCCTGAAGGGTGGCTTCGCCGAGTTCGCGTTGGCGGGCGAGTCGGTCCTCGCGCCCAAGCCGCCAGGCCTCACGTTCAGCGAGGCCTCGACGATCCCGCAGTCAGGAGCGATCGCGCTCCAGGGAACCGAAGGCGCCGTCGCGGGTCAGCGCGTGCTCATCAACGGGGCGGGCGGTGGTTCGGGGGCGTTTGCCATCCAACTCGCCAAGCGGGTCGGCGCGCACGTGATCGCGGTCGACAACGGGGCGAAGCTCGACTTCATGCGGTCGCTCGGTGCCGACGAGGTCGTCGACCATCGGGCCCAGGACTTCACCCGCTCGGTGCCGCCCTCCGATCTCATCCTCGATCTCGTCGCGCACCGGTCGGTGTTCGCCTACCGACGCGCGTTGCGAAGGGGTGGGCGGTACCGCTGCGTCGGCGGGTCGGTGTCCACGTTGTTGCGGATCCTGACGATCGGGTCGATCGCGGGCGTACTCACCGGCCGTCGGATGGGAGTGCTCGCCGTGCAGGAGGGGCCCGAGCACTTCGCGCCGCTCGCCCGGCTCTGCGTCGATGGCGACGTCGGGATCCACATCGACCGGACGTTCGGGCTCGACGAGGTCGACGCGGCCCTCGCCTACGTCGGCGAGGGCCGGGCGCTGGGGAAGGTCGTCGTCACCGTCGCCGAGTCCTCCTGA